A single genomic interval of Cucumis sativus cultivar 9930 chromosome 5, Cucumber_9930_V3, whole genome shotgun sequence harbors:
- the LOC116403755 gene encoding MLP-like protein 329, translating to MSCVQKIMQPVELKISANKCYYFIKNNVYHFPNVTSIIQDVAVDEGDWDNCSHDSMKVWNYTIDGKAEVLKEQSKFDDEKLKAIFTVIEGDVVKKYKSFKITHHLVPKSTPQQCVVYITIEYEKYDSTTPDPYNYLQLIGKAYKDVEAHLIHD from the exons ATGTCTTGCGTTCAGAAAATTATGCAGCCAGTAGAATTGAAGATAAGTGCCAACAAATGCTATTATTTCATCAAAAACAATGTTTATCATTTTCCTAATGTTACTTCAATCATTCAAGACGTAGCAGTTGATGAAGGTGATTGGGACAATTGTAGTCATGACTCCATGAAAGTATGGAATTACACCATCG ATGGCAAGGCTGAGGTTTTGAAGGAACAATCGAAATTCGATGATGAAAAGCTTAAAGCAATTTTCACTGTGATAGAAGGAGATGTggtaaagaaatataaaagctTCAAGATCACTCATCATCTCGTACCGAAGAGTACTCCTCAACAATGTGTGGTTTACATAActatagaatatgaaaaatatgattctaCCACACCCGATCCATACAATTACCTTCAACTAATTGGCAAAGCTTATAAGGATGTGGAAGCCCATCTTATTCATGATTAG